Sequence from the Paenibacillus riograndensis SBR5 genome:
GTTTTTGAATTGCCGGGAGGAGAAGGATAACGATGCGTATAGCTTTTGTGCTTTTTGACGGGATCACTTTTCTGGATTTTGCCGGCTTTTATGATGTGATTCGCCGCTTGGGGAATTTTGAAGCAGGACATGGGCTGGAGATGGATATTTGCGGGTTCAGGGAAGAAGTGCAGGATGAGCAGGGGTTGACGGTCAAGATCAGCAAGGTTCAGCCGGAACTGGGGCAGTATGATCTGCTCTTTGTACCAGGCGGAATGGGGACGAGAATACTGCGCAATGACGGGCCGTTCATTTCCTGGCTTCAAGGTGCCAAAAGTGTTCCTTACAAGGTATCGGTGTGCACCGGTTCACTGCTGCTGGGCGCAGCCGGGTTCTTGCGGGATTGCTGGGCTACAACGCATCCTTCCTCCTACGGGCTGCTGGAGCCTTATTGCGGGCAGGTTATAGAGACGCGGATCGTTCAGGACGGCAGGATGATTACAGGAGGCGGGGTGTCCACCTCTATTGATTTGGGATTATATATGATGTCGCTTCTGGCGGGAGAAGATGCGATGCAGGCTGTAAAGAAGCAAATTGACTATCCCTATGTGATGCAAGGAATCATTCGCAGACAGTAGAAGAATGGAGAAACGGGGCTTTAAGATGAAAGAAAATCCAGCCATATTGACAGCCTTGCAGCAGCAGATAGATGATCGTGAGCAATGGGCGCTGCTGACAGATTATATGCTGCATGAGAGCGGTCTGCCCGGGCCGCGGGCTAACCTTACGCTGGCGGGCAGCTTTGCCGGGCTGTTTGCCAGACCTGAGGTGACGGAGACTGCCTGGGAATTGATCTCTGCCTGGTCACACCTCCCGGAGTCTGAAGCTAAGACAGGTGATCCGCAGGAGTACCTGCCGTTCTGTGCGGTGTGGGCCTGCGGAGCCCATTATGCCCATGCGGATAGCATCCGGCGAAGCCAGGCGGAAGAGCGCTTGCAGGCGGCGATGAATGATGGCAGGTGGAGGTTGCGCGAGGCTGCGGCGATGGGCTTGCAGTCCTTGGGTGAATACGACTTTGCGCTGCTTAGGGAGCTGCTTGACGGCTGGCGTTCGGGCGCTACGCTGCTGGAGCAGCGCGCTTTCGTGGCGGCGCTGGCGCATCCGCCATTACTGAAAGCTGAAGCCAATGTTCTGTATTGCCTGGAGCTGGCAGCCGGGATTATGGAGGGGATCCGCAGCAGCGATTCAGTCTCAGCCGATCAGGAACATTTCCGCGTCTTGTCCAAAGGTCTGGAATATAGCCTCAGTGTATTTGCCGCCAGTCTGCCTCAGCCTGGCTTTGCCATGCTGCGTAAATATGCGGCGAGTGGAGATCCCCGGCTGATTAAGATCGTGAAGAGCAACCTGGGCAAAACAAGGCTGACCAAAAATTACCCTGACGAGGTTGCTGGGCTTCTGCAGCTATTGACAACTTGTTAGAATGTAACTATTATAGTTGCATCTATGGGCTAACGCACTAAGGAGAGATTTCCATGAACATCAGCACCCGGTTTGCGGTGGCTATTCATATTTTGACGCTGATCGACAGCAACAAGGAAGGCAAGAGCACCTCGGAATGGATCGCAGGCAGTGTCAACACCAACCCGGTGGTGATCCGGCGGCTTACAGGCATGCTGCATAAGGCTGGGCTGGTCGAGGTCCGCCCTGGTGTAGCAGGAACAAAGCTTGCGCGCAGCCCTGGTGAAATCACACTGCTGGAAATTTATCGCGCAGTGAACGCGGCGGAGGCGGACACGCTGTTCTCCGTTCACGAGCATCCGAACCCGAACTGTCCTGTCGGCAAAAACATTGCCGGAGCTATAGTCCCCGTCTTTTCCCTGGCCCAGCAGGCGCTCGAGAATGTGCTTCAAGGGGTTACACTGGATCAGATCGTGAATCAGATTCCGGTGTCTTAATGAGATGTAATGCGCCGCGTCTTTAAAGGGGGACCAGAGCCGTGTTTGTCATGGCTGCGGGCTGCCCTTTTGTTTTTTTATTGCTTGTGTCGGATTTGCAGGAAATTAAGTGGAAAAAGTACAACATAAACTAGCCAATTACCTCCTGCAACAACGCTATATAGAGTGAACTTGAAAAACGAACAAAAGGGAAAAGGGATGGAGGGGAAGTTTGGAACTGTAGGAGCGAATGCGTCCGCCTTTGTCTGCGGATTTCCACCGCGAACAGCGGTACAAATCAAGAAATCTGGAGACAACAGCGGCCGGAAGTCCAAACATTCTCCGTAGTCCCGACGAAGTCCCTAATGTAAATATCTTAAGTTCACTCTATATAGTGGGAAAAAGTACCACTAATTTGACCCATAAGACCATTTCGGCCGGGTTTTCACCAGATTAGGTGGAGAAAATCCCACTAAACACTGTTGTTGCGCAAATTTCAGCGATTTAGTGGGAGAAATTCCACTTAATAGTATACAAGTGAAGTACTTGCTGTCTGGCAGGAAATTGAAATTTAAGAAAACCTTCAGGAAGAATTTATGTAATTTTAAGGTTCGGGGAGTATAGTAGAGGTCTCCACCCCCCAGTGGATAGGTTTTGATTAGATCCTGCCGTGCCTCGGCGGGATCTTGTTATTGGCAGAGACGGAATCCGACAATTTCAGCAAACCTTTATTAGATTTTCATACGCTTTTAAGCTTCAGGGCTTATAGTAATCCTATGACCCCCTTATAAATAGACCTTGGCCCTGCCGGACGTTGGCGGGGTCCCTTTTTTGTTTAAAGAAAAGGTAGGAACCTAGCCGATCTGGTCATCCCTTCCTTTACACAATATTCCAAATGCTTTAGACTGACACCAGGCATGAACGAAGGGAGCGGATTGATGTTGCTTATAGGAGAACAAGCACATCATCGATAAACGGTTGTAACACGGGAGCGTACTATTTTGTCTATAGGAGAGGTACATCATGACGGAGTTCAGAATCAGAGACACGCTGCTGAAAGTCACTAAGGGAGATATCACGAAGTGCAGGGCCGACATCATTGTTAATGCGGCGAATACCAGTCTGCTGGGCGGCGGCGGGGTGGATGGTGCTATACACAGGGCCGGAGGTCCGGAAATTCTTGCCGGGTGTATGGAAATTCGCAATCAACAAGGGGGATGTGCCGTTGGCGAAGCAGTCTATACTACAGCCGGCAACCTTCTGGCCCGCTATGTAATTCATACCGTGGGGCTGCGGATATTGCGATCCTGACCGTTACTGGATTTCTTGAACAGCACGAAGGTTTTCGGGAGATTATTTTTGTTTGTTTTGACGATGAAAATTACAGCTTGTACCTGAAGCAACTGCAAACTCATATGTAAAAGAGATGGTGGCCATACAGAGGGACTTGAACCAAGGAGATGCTTATGAAAAATCAATTATCGCTATTGGCGGCTAGCTTGATTCTGGGATTATCTATAATTACCGGCTGCATGATTATCAGCAAAGAACGGACGGAGGGTAGCGGGCAGGCGGCTGAAGCGCAAACCACTGAGAATAAGCTTCTGCTGACGCTTCAGGAGACGGCAGCCCTTTTGGGAATCAGTGAAGATCAGGTGATGAACATTATGAAGGCTGAAAATTCCCTGTTGAGTAATGACGGGCCTTTCGGCGGCACCAAGATTCCGTACATTAAGGTCGATGACCAGTTTCTGTTCACCAAGGCGGGGCTGCTGGAGTGGGCTCAAGCCGCAACCTCCGGAAAAAGAGTCTACAGCGGCACTAAAATGCTAAAATGATCGGAGAGACATTACATACCAGTACAGCAACGGAGGTTTATACGTGGAGACGATTGCAATTATTTCAGATATTCATGGCAATACAACAGCCTTGGAGACGGTTCTGGCGGATATTCAGCAGCGCAGGATCAGCCGGATCTTCTGTCTGGGAGACCTTGTGGGCAAAGGACCCAATTCTGATTGGACTGTCGACCTGATCCGGGAGCATTGTGAAAAAGTGGTCAGGGGCAACTGGGATGAGTTCATTGCAGGTGATAGCGAGCTTGAGGTGATAAAATGGCACCAGGCTCTGCTGGGAAAAGAACGCCTGGCGTATTTGAGCGGACTGCCGTTCTCCATTGAGTTCTGGATGAGCGGCCGGTACATCCGTCTCTTTCATGCTTCGCCGCGGAGCGTAAATGAGCGGGTCCAGCCCTGGGACGATCTGGAGCTGCGTGTGTCGCTGTTTGAGCCTTCAGAGCTGTGCGGCAGCCAGCTGCCTGCAGATGTGGCCGGTTACGGGGATATTCATGGCGCCTATCTTCAGCATCTGGCAGGAAAAACCCTATTCAATGCGGGGAGTGTCGGCAATCCGCTGGATCTGACACAGGCCTCGTATGTCATTGTGGAGGGGAATTACGGGAGCGGAGATCCGGCACCGCTGAATATACAGTTCGTAAGGGTTCCTTATGACATTGAGCGGGCTGTGCAGCAGGCCGTAGATTCGCAAATGCCCCATTTGGAGCCGTACATTAAAGAGCTTAGGACTGCTGAATACAGAGGCAAAGGCCAATGAGTTCAGACAGCAGCCGTCCGGAATAAATGCAAATGAAGTTCTGATTAAGCCTGACCGGTGCCGGTCGGCTTTTTCTTTTTACAGAAAAGTAATTGACAAACTTATAGAATGCTACTAATATAAAGTTAGTTAATGTGTAACGGAAACAGTTACAGCTTGCTGAATTGGAGTATTGGAACTTGTTAAGACTAACCGCAGACATGGAAATGGGATAACTTATGTTCATTCAGGAGGGGTTTATATGACAACAGCAGCAGTATTGCCGCAAAGTTTGGAAATTGGACTGGTGCAGCTTCGGGTAAGCGATTTGGAGCGCTCGCTTGCTTTTTATCAGAATGTGGTAGGACTGAAGGTGCTGCGCCAGAACGGGCGCGAAGTGGAAATGACGGCGGATGGCCAGCATGTGCTCCTGGTGCTGCGGGAGATTAAGAACGCGCGGGTGCTCCGGCGCAATTCGGCGGCGGGGCTGTATCACTTTGCCATTCTTGTGCCTGACCGTCCCAGTCTGGGACTGGTGCTGCGCAATCTGATCGATTCCGGTATTCACATCGGTCAGGGTGACCATCTGGTTAGTGAGGCGCTGTACATTCAAGATCCGGATAATAACGGAATTGAGCTGTACCGCGACCGGCCGCGGGATACATGGAAGCATGAAGCAAACGGGAATGTGGTGATGACCACAGATCCGGTGGATGTGGATGGTCTGCTGGCCGCTTCTGAAGGTCTGTCCTGGACCGGACTGCCTGCGGGCACCGTGATCGGGCATGTTCATTTTCACGTGGGCGATATTGGCGAAGCCAAGAAATTCTACGTCGATACGCTGGGCTTCGAGCTTACGGCACATTACGGTGATGCAGCGATGTTCATCTCAGCGGGGGGATACCACCACCATATGGGGCTGAATATTTGGGCGGGCCAGGGGGCGCCGGCGGCTCCGGCAGATGCGGCAGGCATTGATTATTTTACCCTGCTGCTGCCAAGTGTTCAGGAGCGTGATCTGGCAGCCGAACGGGTGCGCTCCGCCGGATACCGGGTGGATGAAGCAGGCGGTATTGTCACCGTTACCGATCCGTGGAACATAGGCATTCAGCTGCTGGTGAAACCCTGAAATAACGCTAAGACTTGTTCATCTTCGCTCATTCCCCTATAATATGTGGAAATAAATGAGCGAAAGGATGAATGTCTTGCACAATTTCAAAATGGCATATGTTGTCCTTTGTCATAAAAATCCGGAGCAAATCAATCTGCTGCTGGAATCGTTAACGGATGAGCATGTGGAATTTTTTCTCCATGTGGACCGGAAAAGCGGGATCGAGGCGCAAATCCTCCACCGGGAAGACATTCATTTTGTGAAGCAGCCTGTGGATGTGCAGTGGGGCCACTACGGCCAGATTGAATGCATTCTCAAATGCTTTGAACTGATTAAGGAGCATGGGCATTTTGACTACATTCATATTATAAGCGGTCAGGACCTGCCGCTGGTTTCGAACCGGACAATTGTTGACTTCTTCAAGGAACATCAGGGAAAAGAGTTCGTCAAACATCTGCAGCTGCCGAATGAAGCGGAAATGTGGGGCTGCATGTACAGGGTGTCTGTGTACTATCCGAGGTTTCTCGTCTCCCGGGCCAAGGCCGTTTCGGAAATCCGCAACCGCTACATCAATCTGGTGATGTCGGTGCCGATGCTGAAGCGCAGCTTGAAGCACCTGCCGGATGCCCTGTATAAGGGCTCGAACTGGATGTCTGTTACCGGAGAATGCATGGAGTATATTTTGGAGTATATCCGCGATAATCCGGGCTATGTCCGTTTATTTAAAAACTCCTTTTGCGGAGACGAAATCTTTTTTCATAGTATTATCTTGAACAGCAGGTTTAAGCATAAGGTGGTCAATGAAATCAAACGTTATACCGATTGGGATACCGGACCGGAATTTCCGAGGACACTGCGGGCGGAGGATTACGAACGAATCCGGCAAAAGGGTACCGAATGCTTCTGGGGCCGCAAGTTTGACCTGGATGTGGACCGGGAGATCGTTCAGGATATCCTGCAGCTGGCCTGAATCATTGATAACAAGCAGGAGCCGGACCGTCATAGACGGGTCCAGCTCCTGCTTGTTATGTTCTACCAGGCAATACCCGCCCAGGGCCGGGGACTAATTGCCTGCCTGCGCCAGTTCAGCGATCCGGCGGTTAACGTCCCCCCGGAACAGGCCCCCGTGATAACAAATCACCTGATTGATTTCAAAAGCGGCAAATTTATGCAGAGACTGGAGGGCTTCAGCCATGTCCGGTGTAGCTGCTGCATCTGGACCGCACAGCTCACCTCCGCGCACAGTCAGCGCATCGGCTGCAATCAGCGTGCGGCTGGCCTGATGGTACAGGCTCAGGTGGCCCGGACTGTGGCCGGGAGTATGAATGACGGCGATTCCGCCGCCGATGGGCAAGACCTCGCCGCCTGTAAGCGTCCGGTCCACGCCTGCTCTGGGCGGATGGGCCAGCACATGCAGAAAAGCCCGCTTCCATTCCTCGGATATGTTCTTGGGGAGCATAGCTTCGGCGGCGGCCAGCGCTTCAGGAGTGTGTTTCAGCAGCATCTGC
This genomic interval carries:
- a CDS encoding DJ-1/PfpI family protein is translated as MRIAFVLFDGITFLDFAGFYDVIRRLGNFEAGHGLEMDICGFREEVQDEQGLTVKISKVQPELGQYDLLFVPGGMGTRILRNDGPFISWLQGAKSVPYKVSVCTGSLLLGAAGFLRDCWATTHPSSYGLLEPYCGQVIETRIVQDGRMITGGGVSTSIDLGLYMMSLLAGEDAMQAVKKQIDYPYVMQGIIRRQ
- a CDS encoding Rrf2 family transcriptional regulator, whose translation is MNISTRFAVAIHILTLIDSNKEGKSTSEWIAGSVNTNPVVIRRLTGMLHKAGLVEVRPGVAGTKLARSPGEITLLEIYRAVNAAEADTLFSVHEHPNPNCPVGKNIAGAIVPVFSLAQQALENVLQGVTLDQIVNQIPVS
- a CDS encoding macro domain-containing protein; this translates as MTEFRIRDTLLKVTKGDITKCRADIIVNAANTSLLGGGGVDGAIHRAGGPEILAGCMEIRNQQGGCAVGEAVYTTAGNLLARYVIHTVGLRILRS
- a CDS encoding helix-turn-helix domain-containing protein; translation: MKNQLSLLAASLILGLSIITGCMIISKERTEGSGQAAEAQTTENKLLLTLQETAALLGISEDQVMNIMKAENSLLSNDGPFGGTKIPYIKVDDQFLFTKAGLLEWAQAATSGKRVYSGTKMLK
- a CDS encoding metallophosphoesterase family protein, whose amino-acid sequence is METIAIISDIHGNTTALETVLADIQQRRISRIFCLGDLVGKGPNSDWTVDLIREHCEKVVRGNWDEFIAGDSELEVIKWHQALLGKERLAYLSGLPFSIEFWMSGRYIRLFHASPRSVNERVQPWDDLELRVSLFEPSELCGSQLPADVAGYGDIHGAYLQHLAGKTLFNAGSVGNPLDLTQASYVIVEGNYGSGDPAPLNIQFVRVPYDIERAVQQAVDSQMPHLEPYIKELRTAEYRGKGQ
- a CDS encoding VOC family protein; the protein is MTTAAVLPQSLEIGLVQLRVSDLERSLAFYQNVVGLKVLRQNGREVEMTADGQHVLLVLREIKNARVLRRNSAAGLYHFAILVPDRPSLGLVLRNLIDSGIHIGQGDHLVSEALYIQDPDNNGIELYRDRPRDTWKHEANGNVVMTTDPVDVDGLLAASEGLSWTGLPAGTVIGHVHFHVGDIGEAKKFYVDTLGFELTAHYGDAAMFISAGGYHHHMGLNIWAGQGAPAAPADAAGIDYFTLLLPSVQERDLAAERVRSAGYRVDEAGGIVTVTDPWNIGIQLLVKP
- a CDS encoding beta-1,6-N-acetylglucosaminyltransferase, translated to MAYVVLCHKNPEQINLLLESLTDEHVEFFLHVDRKSGIEAQILHREDIHFVKQPVDVQWGHYGQIECILKCFELIKEHGHFDYIHIISGQDLPLVSNRTIVDFFKEHQGKEFVKHLQLPNEAEMWGCMYRVSVYYPRFLVSRAKAVSEIRNRYINLVMSVPMLKRSLKHLPDALYKGSNWMSVTGECMEYILEYIRDNPGYVRLFKNSFCGDEIFFHSIILNSRFKHKVVNEIKRYTDWDTGPEFPRTLRAEDYERIRQKGTECFWGRKFDLDVDREIVQDILQLA
- a CDS encoding MBL fold metallo-hydrolase — its product is MHIAKGIEMLEISVPVMGGTDTFYPTLIWDEEEAVLIDTGVPGSAQKFKEATAAASVPWNLVRTILITHQDIDHIGSLPALLEQSESKITVLAHEIERPYIEGKQMLLKHTPEALAAAEAMLPKNISEEWKRAFLHVLAHPPRAGVDRTLTGGEVLPIGGGIAVIHTPGHSPGHLSLYHQASRTLIAADALTVRGGELCGPDAAATPDMAEALQSLHKFAAFEINQVICYHGGLFRGDVNRRIAELAQAGN